In a single window of the Micromonospora inositola genome:
- a CDS encoding S8 family peptidase, producing MGLPHRSVLVGVAALTMLAAASPALAAEPTGVIRAAGGTTAVADSYIVVLKDSAVAPSRVADTARRLTARHGGSVARTWRAALRGFEIRVGAPAAARIAADPAVAYVEQNHTVSIFGTQPNPPSWGLDRIDQRNLPLDSSYTYPNTASNVHAYIIDTGVLFGHNDFGGRAVSGFDAVDGGSADDCNGHGTHVAGTVGGSSYGVAKGAQIVGVRVLNCQGSGTNAQVVSGIDWVTANAVKPAVANMSLGGSANSSIDTAVTNSINSGITYAVAAGNGDILGNRQNACNYSPARVASAITVGATQNNDAAASFSNYGTCVDILAPGVNITSAWYTSNSATNTISGTSMASPHVAGAAALVLSANPSWSPQQVRDSLVNNATPNVVTNVGTGTPNRLLYVDNGSNPPPTNDFSLSVSPTSGSTAPGGSVTATVNTATTSGSAQSVSLSASGLPSGATASFNPATVTSGGSSTLTITTSASTPAGTYAVTISGTAASGTKTATYALTVTGAGGCTGTGQKLANPGFESGNTGWTATSGVIGQYGSSGQPPRSGTWNAWLDGYGTSHTDTLAQPVSLPAGCSSYSLSFWLHIDTAETTTSTAYDTLRVQVLNSSGSVLATLATYSNLNRNTGYAQKSFNLGAYAGQTIQIKFTGVEDISLQTSFVVDDTALNVS from the coding sequence ATGGGTCTCCCACACAGGTCCGTACTCGTCGGCGTGGCCGCCCTGACGATGCTCGCGGCGGCCAGCCCCGCGCTGGCCGCCGAACCGACCGGAGTGATCCGGGCCGCCGGCGGCACCACCGCGGTGGCCGACAGCTACATCGTCGTGTTGAAGGACAGTGCCGTCGCCCCCAGCCGGGTCGCCGACACCGCGCGGCGGCTGACCGCCCGGCACGGCGGCAGCGTCGCCCGCACCTGGCGCGCCGCGCTGCGCGGCTTCGAGATCCGGGTCGGCGCGCCGGCCGCCGCACGGATCGCCGCCGACCCCGCCGTGGCGTACGTGGAGCAGAACCACACCGTCTCGATCTTCGGCACCCAGCCGAACCCGCCGTCCTGGGGCCTGGACCGGATCGACCAGCGCAACCTGCCGCTGGACAGCTCTTACACCTACCCGAACACGGCGAGCAACGTGCACGCGTACATCATCGACACCGGCGTGCTGTTCGGGCACAACGACTTCGGCGGCCGGGCCGTCTCCGGCTTCGACGCGGTGGACGGCGGCTCAGCTGACGACTGCAACGGCCACGGCACGCACGTCGCGGGCACCGTGGGCGGCTCCTCGTACGGCGTGGCCAAGGGGGCCCAGATCGTCGGCGTCCGGGTGCTCAACTGCCAGGGCAGCGGTACCAACGCCCAGGTGGTCTCCGGCATCGACTGGGTCACCGCGAACGCGGTCAAGCCGGCGGTGGCGAACATGAGCCTCGGTGGCTCCGCCAACAGTTCGATCGACACGGCGGTCACCAACTCCATCAACTCCGGCATCACCTACGCGGTGGCGGCCGGCAACGGCGACATCCTCGGCAACCGGCAGAACGCCTGCAACTACTCCCCAGCCCGGGTCGCGTCGGCGATCACCGTCGGCGCCACTCAGAACAACGACGCCGCCGCGAGCTTCTCCAACTACGGCACCTGCGTCGACATCCTGGCGCCGGGCGTCAACATCACCTCCGCCTGGTACACCAGCAACAGCGCGACGAACACGATCAGCGGCACCTCGATGGCCTCGCCGCACGTCGCCGGCGCCGCGGCGCTCGTGCTCTCGGCGAACCCGTCGTGGAGCCCGCAGCAGGTGCGGGACAGCCTGGTCAACAACGCCACCCCGAACGTGGTGACCAACGTGGGCACCGGCACCCCGAACCGGCTGCTCTACGTGGACAACGGCAGCAACCCGCCGCCGACCAACGACTTCTCCCTCTCGGTGTCTCCGACCTCCGGCTCCACCGCGCCGGGCGGTTCGGTGACGGCCACCGTCAACACCGCCACCACCAGCGGTTCGGCCCAGTCGGTCAGCCTCTCCGCGAGCGGCCTGCCGAGCGGCGCCACCGCCTCGTTCAACCCGGCCACGGTGACCTCCGGCGGCTCCTCCACCCTCACCATCACCACGTCGGCCAGCACCCCGGCCGGCACGTACGCGGTGACCATCAGCGGTACGGCGGCGTCGGGCACCAAGACGGCGACCTACGCGCTGACCGTCACCGGCGCCGGTGGCTGCACCGGCACCGGCCAGAAACTCGCCAACCCGGGCTTCGAGTCCGGTAACACCGGGTGGACCGCCACCTCCGGGGTGATCGGCCAGTACGGCTCCTCCGGCCAGCCGCCCCGCTCCGGCACCTGGAACGCCTGGCTGGACGGGTACGGCACCTCGCACACCGACACGCTGGCTCAGCCGGTGAGCCTGCCGGCCGGCTGCTCGTCGTACAGCCTGAGCTTCTGGCTGCACATCGACACCGCCGAGACCACCACCAGCACCGCGTACGACACGCTCCGGGTGCAGGTGCTCAACAGCAGCGGCTCGGTGCTGGCCACGCTCGCCACCTACTCGAACCTGAACAGGAACACCGGCTACGCGCAGAAGTCGTTCAACCTGGGCGCGTACGCCGGCCAGACCATCCAGATCAAGTTCACCGGCGTGGAGGACATTTCCCTGCAGACCTCGTTCGTCGTCGACGACACCGCGCTGAACGTCTCCTGA
- a CDS encoding DUF397 domain-containing protein: MATKEFPVDLTQATWFKSSKSGPNCDNCVEVAYVTGAVGVRDSKDKTGPALVFAPDDWHAFVAGARGGVFARP; encoded by the coding sequence ATGGCGACCAAGGAGTTCCCCGTGGACCTGACGCAGGCGACCTGGTTCAAGAGCTCGAAGAGCGGGCCGAACTGTGACAACTGCGTGGAGGTCGCGTACGTGACCGGCGCGGTCGGTGTCCGGGACTCGAAGGACAAGACGGGCCCCGCCCTGGTCTTCGCCCCGGACGACTGGCACGCCTTCGTCGCGGGTGCCAGGGGCGGTGTGTTCGCCCGGCCCTGA
- a CDS encoding helix-turn-helix domain-containing protein, protein MSERRSPTIRRRRLGAELRRQRESAGITIETVAEQLECSASKISRIETGHTSATPRDVRDMLRIYGVVGAESDELVQIAREARQKGWWHPYSTVLVGAYVGLEAAASSIRAYEQQVVPGLLETEEYAGAMIRAARPDFTADQVHQRVRVRLGRQSLLTQDDPVDLWVVLDEAVLSRPVGGDAVMRGQLKRLVEVAELPNVTLQVLPFEVGAHAGMDGTFTILSFPEPSDPDVVYAENATGGLFLEKSDELQKYSFIFDHVRAAAIRPEESIAHIAKLAEEPLWKWRPRSSPWT, encoded by the coding sequence GTGAGCGAGCGACGCAGCCCCACCATCCGACGTCGTCGCCTGGGGGCGGAACTCCGCCGCCAGCGGGAGTCCGCCGGCATCACCATCGAGACGGTCGCCGAGCAGCTCGAGTGCTCGGCCTCCAAGATCTCCCGCATCGAGACCGGCCACACCTCCGCCACCCCACGCGACGTCCGGGACATGCTCCGGATCTACGGGGTGGTGGGCGCCGAGAGCGACGAGCTGGTGCAGATCGCCCGGGAGGCCCGGCAGAAGGGCTGGTGGCACCCGTACAGCACGGTGCTGGTCGGGGCGTACGTGGGGCTGGAGGCGGCGGCCAGCTCGATCCGGGCGTACGAGCAGCAGGTGGTGCCGGGCCTGCTGGAGACCGAGGAGTACGCGGGGGCGATGATCCGGGCCGCCCGGCCCGACTTCACCGCCGACCAGGTCCACCAACGGGTGCGTGTCCGTCTGGGCCGTCAGTCGTTGTTGACCCAGGACGATCCGGTCGATCTGTGGGTGGTGCTCGATGAAGCGGTGCTGAGCCGGCCGGTGGGCGGCGACGCGGTGATGCGTGGCCAGCTCAAACGGCTGGTGGAGGTGGCCGAACTGCCGAACGTGACGTTGCAGGTCCTGCCCTTCGAGGTGGGCGCGCACGCCGGCATGGACGGGACCTTCACGATCCTCAGCTTTCCGGAACCGAGTGATCCAGATGTCGTGTACGCGGAGAACGCCACGGGTGGGCTCTTCCTGGAGAAGAGCGACGAACTGCAGAAGTACAGCTTCATCTTCGATCACGTTCGAGCGGCTGCCATCCGCCCGGAGGAATCGATCGCACACATCGCAAAACTGGCAGAGGAGCCACTGTGGAAATGGCGACCAAGGAGTTCCCCGTGGACCTGA
- a CDS encoding PASTA domain-containing protein, with protein MSDDRQEPPAGDDADATRALPPDRAAGGEDADATRRLRQPVDRTAPLPAAWSGRAGVPPPRPVGYQEPGTEWYTEEQAGRRWWMPILLGILALLLIALIGVGVWLALRAADRGPEPSPSPAPTTAPATTAAPTSAAPSTQPPTTPPTTTAPARVPMPPLVGLPEAAARALLDRLGVDYRVVTRTSDRPAGTVIETDPGAGEPISEGDQVTVVVAEAAAPTTGAGTPTPGPSASGTP; from the coding sequence ATGAGCGACGACCGCCAGGAACCACCCGCCGGGGACGACGCCGACGCCACCCGGGCGCTGCCGCCGGACCGTGCCGCCGGCGGGGAGGACGCCGACGCCACGCGAAGGCTGCGGCAGCCCGTCGACCGGACGGCGCCCCTGCCGGCGGCGTGGTCCGGACGAGCCGGGGTGCCGCCGCCCCGACCGGTCGGCTACCAGGAGCCCGGCACCGAGTGGTACACCGAGGAGCAGGCCGGCCGACGCTGGTGGATGCCGATCCTGCTGGGCATCCTCGCGCTGCTGCTGATCGCGCTGATCGGGGTGGGCGTCTGGCTGGCGTTGCGGGCGGCGGACCGGGGCCCCGAGCCGTCCCCCTCGCCCGCGCCGACGACCGCCCCGGCGACCACGGCCGCGCCGACCTCGGCGGCGCCGAGCACCCAGCCGCCGACCACCCCGCCCACCACCACGGCCCCGGCCCGGGTGCCGATGCCGCCGCTGGTGGGGCTGCCGGAGGCGGCCGCCCGGGCGCTCCTCGACCGGTTGGGCGTGGACTACCGGGTGGTGACCCGAACGTCGGACCGGCCGGCCGGCACGGTGATCGAGACCGATCCGGGCGCCGGGGAGCCGATCTCCGAAGGTGACCAGGTCACCGTCGTGGTCGCCGAGGCCGCGGCCCCGACGACCGGCGCCGGCACTCCCACGCCCGGCCCCTCGGCCAGCGGAACCCCCTGA
- a CDS encoding PASTA domain-containing protein has translation MTDGYPERQTSPGPAGPGPDRARLLLGGGLAVALLAVIGASGGWIIAGGDPGPADRPVAAATTAPAPTEATPATDAPRTTPPVTRTTARTTPAGGLTVPALVGVDFEDARRQLHERKLGWRLVFGAGAGRNVERTSPEPGTPVRRGVTVTLWVAGPAPAVAVPDLVGDDCAAAADDLVEAGLYPRYRTGRRGTVTAQDPAARAPARWNDPVALVCGDPPSTTPDGPPPTP, from the coding sequence ATGACGGACGGGTACCCCGAGCGGCAGACCTCACCCGGGCCCGCTGGCCCGGGGCCGGACCGGGCCAGACTGCTGCTCGGCGGTGGCCTCGCGGTGGCGCTGCTGGCCGTGATCGGTGCCAGCGGCGGCTGGATCATCGCCGGTGGCGACCCCGGTCCGGCCGACCGACCGGTCGCGGCGGCGACCACCGCGCCGGCCCCGACCGAGGCGACGCCGGCCACGGACGCACCGCGCACCACGCCCCCGGTGACCCGGACGACCGCGCGGACCACCCCCGCCGGCGGGCTGACCGTGCCGGCGTTGGTCGGCGTCGACTTCGAGGACGCCCGCAGGCAGTTGCACGAGCGGAAGCTCGGCTGGCGGCTGGTCTTCGGCGCGGGCGCCGGCCGGAACGTCGAGCGCACCTCGCCGGAGCCCGGTACGCCGGTGCGGCGGGGCGTCACCGTCACCCTCTGGGTGGCCGGTCCGGCGCCGGCGGTGGCCGTACCGGACCTGGTCGGCGACGACTGCGCCGCCGCCGCGGACGACCTGGTCGAAGCGGGCCTCTACCCGCGCTACCGCACCGGTCGGCGCGGCACCGTCACCGCGCAGGATCCGGCCGCCCGCGCCCCGGCCCGGTGGAACGACCCGGTCGCACTCGTCTGCGGCGACCCGCCGTCGACCACGCCCGACGGTCCGCCGCCGACCCCCTGA
- a CDS encoding glutamate--cysteine ligase family protein, translated as MGRDVEQGAFSREDRVRYRQKVRRCLDVFALMLDDFGFDADRPMTGLEIELNLVDPTAEPAMRNDQILADIADPLFQTELGQFNLELNAPPRLIEGGGLADYEQDLRSSLSRADERAAKSDARIVLVGILPTLTERHLVADNLSTNERYRVLNDQIVGARGEDIELDIRGVERLQTHTDSIAPEAACTSLQFHLQVAPDSFADYWNASQAIAGVQVAIGANSPFLYGRQLWAETRIALFEQATDTRPDELKAQGVRPRVWFGERWITSIFDLFEENVRYFPPLLPICADEDPVEVLHAGGVPELSELRLHNGTVYRWNRPVYDIMNGRPHLRVENRVLPAGPTVVDMLANAAFYFGLARGLAESDRPIWSQLTFSSAEENFHAAARRGMDAVLHWPRLGEVPVTKLVLDVLLPKAADGLDRFGVAPAERDRLLGVIEQRCRTGRNGAVWQTETVWAAERHRGMDRDAALHHMLQRYAELQRGNEPVHTWPVD; from the coding sequence ATGGGCAGGGACGTCGAGCAGGGCGCCTTCTCCCGGGAGGACCGGGTCCGCTACCGGCAGAAGGTCCGGCGGTGCCTGGATGTCTTCGCGCTGATGCTGGACGACTTCGGGTTCGACGCCGACCGCCCGATGACCGGGCTGGAGATCGAGCTCAACCTGGTCGACCCGACCGCCGAGCCGGCCATGCGCAACGACCAGATCCTCGCCGACATCGCCGACCCGCTCTTCCAGACCGAGCTGGGGCAGTTCAACCTCGAGCTGAACGCCCCACCCCGGCTCATCGAGGGCGGCGGCCTCGCCGACTACGAGCAGGACCTGCGCAGCAGCCTCAGCCGCGCCGACGAACGCGCGGCGAAGTCGGACGCCAGGATCGTGCTGGTGGGCATCCTGCCCACCCTCACCGAGCGCCACCTGGTCGCCGACAACCTCTCCACCAACGAGCGCTACCGGGTGCTCAACGACCAGATCGTCGGCGCCCGGGGCGAGGACATCGAGCTGGACATCAGGGGGGTCGAGCGGCTGCAGACGCACACCGACTCGATCGCCCCCGAGGCCGCCTGCACCAGCCTCCAGTTCCACCTCCAGGTCGCGCCGGACAGCTTCGCCGACTACTGGAACGCCTCCCAGGCCATCGCCGGGGTCCAGGTCGCGATCGGCGCCAACTCGCCGTTCCTCTACGGCCGACAGCTCTGGGCGGAGACCCGGATCGCCCTCTTCGAGCAGGCCACCGACACCCGCCCGGACGAGCTCAAGGCGCAGGGCGTACGCCCCCGGGTGTGGTTCGGCGAGCGGTGGATCACCTCGATCTTCGACCTCTTCGAGGAGAACGTCCGGTACTTCCCGCCGCTGCTGCCGATCTGCGCGGACGAGGACCCGGTCGAGGTGCTGCACGCCGGCGGGGTGCCCGAGCTGAGCGAGTTGCGGCTGCACAACGGGACCGTCTACCGCTGGAACCGGCCGGTCTACGACATCATGAACGGCCGCCCGCACCTGCGGGTGGAGAACCGGGTGCTGCCGGCCGGCCCGACCGTGGTGGACATGCTGGCCAACGCCGCCTTCTACTTCGGGCTGGCCCGGGGGCTGGCCGAGTCGGACCGGCCGATCTGGAGCCAGCTCACCTTCAGCTCCGCCGAGGAGAACTTCCACGCCGCCGCCCGCCGCGGCATGGACGCCGTGCTGCACTGGCCCCGGCTGGGCGAGGTTCCGGTGACCAAACTGGTGCTCGACGTCCTGCTGCCGAAGGCCGCCGACGGGCTGGACCGGTTCGGCGTCGCCCCGGCCGAGCGGGACCGGCTGCTCGGCGTCATCGAGCAGCGCTGCCGTACCGGCCGCAACGGGGCGGTCTGGCAGACCGAGACCGTCTGGGCGGCCGAGCGGCACCGGGGCATGGACCGGGACGCCGCGCTGCACCACATGCTCCAGCGCTACGCCGAGCTGCAGCGCGGCAACGAGCCCGTGCACACCTGGCCGGTCGACTGA
- a CDS encoding YceI family protein codes for MTSSTEAVTRDWAGLTIPAAGTYLLDAAHKRVGFVARHMMVSKVRGEFAEAAATITVAEDPMESAVTATIQAASIHTAMADRDAHLRSGDFLDVEKFPTLEFRSTGVKSRNGNEFILAGELTIKDVTRPVELEVEFEGVGRSPFGQDIFGFSASTEIDREAFGLTWNVALETGGVLVGKKIKIEIEGEAVRQA; via the coding sequence ATGACCAGCAGCACCGAAGCGGTTACCCGCGACTGGGCAGGGCTCACCATCCCGGCCGCCGGCACCTACCTGCTGGACGCGGCTCACAAGCGGGTCGGGTTCGTCGCCCGGCACATGATGGTCAGCAAGGTGCGCGGTGAGTTCGCCGAGGCGGCCGCCACGATCACCGTCGCGGAGGACCCGATGGAGTCCGCCGTCACCGCCACCATCCAGGCGGCCAGCATCCACACCGCAATGGCCGACCGTGACGCGCACCTGCGCAGCGGGGACTTCCTGGACGTGGAGAAGTTCCCGACGCTGGAGTTCCGCAGCACCGGTGTGAAGTCCCGGAACGGGAACGAGTTCATCCTCGCCGGCGAGCTGACCATCAAGGACGTCACCCGTCCGGTGGAGCTGGAGGTCGAGTTCGAGGGGGTCGGCCGCAGCCCGTTCGGTCAGGACATCTTCGGCTTCTCCGCCAGCACCGAGATCGACCGCGAGGCCTTCGGCCTGACCTGGAACGTCGCCCTGGAGACCGGCGGCGTCCTGGTCGGCAAGAAGATCAAGATCGAGATCGAGGGCGAGGCCGTCCGCCAGGCCTGA
- a CDS encoding MarR family winged helix-turn-helix transcriptional regulator translates to MDQNVFDDPRITAVGLLHEAHAGLSARFAAQLEKYGLSPVEFEVLTRLARSPGNQLRMTDLAAQTSLSTSGVTRVVDRMERDGLICRRACPSDRRSSYAVVTAAGLARLDEILPGHLRLIEEWFTGQLEPAALAALLDGLRRVRDAVHPGATAGSTDPAPTKTPAQTGS, encoded by the coding sequence GTGGACCAGAACGTGTTCGACGACCCCCGGATCACCGCCGTGGGCCTCCTCCACGAGGCGCACGCCGGCCTGTCGGCGCGGTTCGCCGCCCAGTTGGAGAAATACGGCCTCTCCCCGGTCGAGTTCGAGGTACTGACCCGGCTCGCCCGCTCACCCGGCAACCAGTTGCGGATGACCGACCTCGCCGCGCAGACCTCCCTCTCCACCAGTGGGGTGACCCGGGTGGTCGACCGGATGGAGCGGGACGGCCTGATCTGCCGCCGGGCCTGCCCCTCCGACCGACGCAGCTCGTACGCGGTGGTCACCGCCGCCGGCCTGGCCCGGCTGGACGAGATCCTCCCCGGGCACCTGCGGCTCATCGAGGAGTGGTTCACCGGACAGCTCGAACCGGCCGCGCTGGCGGCTCTCCTGGACGGGCTGCGCCGGGTCCGCGACGCGGTCCACCCGGGCGCGACCGCCGGCAGCACCGACCCCGCGCCGACCAAGACACCGGCGCAGACCGGCTCCTGA
- a CDS encoding ATP-binding protein gives MTPDHDRSRSPAGRTLLSDLLRGHRLAAGLTQAELAARAGVGVRTVRDLERGRSVRPQRTTVELLADALGLTHAARTTFLAAARPSPAAGSRPAGRHLPVTGPGADPSGTPIALPQPVPLIGRDRDVAEVAALLTADHPVVSLIGLAGVGKTALALAAAHAVAADHPAGVAGVLVGEGSDAVDVLAASAAVFGVNRLRDLAGRFGGRPALLLVDAVERAPDPVAEALRRLLAAAPTLRVLVTGRHPVGLRGELVRPVAPLDVPPAGTVPAGRAELDRWPAAALFTARLAQVRREPPTLAELPAVAALVRRLGGLPLAIELMAARGRILDVTELLDRYGDRVLDLATSEGRPGRDPAEGAVTLRDAVATSYRLLAPGERAALRRLSVFANRWSVELAEELLADGGDRADAVPLLDRLLELGLLSVRGTAPFRFRLLDAVRDFATEQAGREGELTRVRRRHARVVTGLVVRTAPDLVGAELAVAVHLLDEATSDITAALAHAAVDDPVTALRLAAALPRWWRFRGRDVSGRRWLHRLLADPRTADADPVLRAWALLGVAQLAAEHGAGADELPAARAALDVFRDADEVSGELSARSVLCALLHATGGHNEAREHAEAALELATRHGRVRDMAVAQNNLTWHDIRVGDLAGARRRLAAVDRLAAQCGERRLRVLARANLAEVNRLEGRYADAVEQGGRVATVLAELGDPGHRRRVLGTVGLALAQDGRAAEALEVVAELRSGTADSPVPGQRRPPRGAGVAAAGRPEDAVCALIEGNLALYQGDRELAAEWFAAAAEAGADGQDRRDVVEALVGLAASTADVTVLARLDEVRRAGGISLLPQEESLLYALVARRAADARRGAPG, from the coding sequence ATGACGCCGGATCATGATCGTTCGCGGAGCCCGGCCGGTCGTACCCTGCTGTCCGATCTGCTCCGCGGGCACCGGCTCGCCGCCGGCCTCACCCAGGCGGAGCTGGCGGCGCGGGCGGGCGTCGGGGTGCGGACCGTCCGCGATCTGGAGCGGGGCCGGTCCGTGCGCCCCCAGCGCACCACGGTCGAGCTGCTCGCCGACGCCCTCGGCCTTACCCACGCCGCCCGGACGACCTTCCTCGCGGCGGCCCGGCCGTCGCCCGCCGCCGGGTCGCGCCCGGCCGGACGCCACCTCCCGGTCACCGGCCCGGGCGCCGACCCCTCCGGTACGCCGATCGCGCTCCCGCAGCCGGTCCCGCTGATCGGCCGGGATCGCGACGTCGCCGAGGTCGCCGCCCTGCTGACCGCCGACCATCCGGTGGTGAGCCTGATCGGGCTGGCCGGCGTCGGCAAGACCGCGCTGGCCCTGGCGGCGGCCCACGCCGTCGCCGCCGACCACCCCGCCGGTGTCGCCGGGGTGCTGGTCGGCGAGGGCTCCGACGCGGTGGACGTGCTCGCCGCCTCGGCCGCGGTGTTCGGCGTGAACCGGCTGCGCGACCTGGCCGGCCGGTTCGGCGGACGACCGGCGCTGCTGTTGGTGGACGCGGTGGAACGGGCGCCCGACCCGGTGGCCGAGGCGCTGCGCCGGCTGCTCGCCGCGGCGCCGACCCTGCGGGTGCTGGTGACCGGTCGGCATCCGGTCGGCCTGCGCGGTGAACTGGTCCGGCCGGTGGCGCCGCTGGACGTACCGCCGGCGGGGACGGTGCCGGCGGGCCGGGCGGAGCTGGACCGGTGGCCGGCGGCGGCGCTCTTCACCGCCCGCCTCGCCCAGGTGCGCCGCGAGCCGCCCACCCTCGCCGAGCTGCCCGCGGTCGCCGCGTTGGTCCGTCGGCTGGGCGGGCTGCCGCTGGCGATCGAGTTGATGGCCGCCCGCGGCCGGATCCTCGACGTCACGGAGCTGCTCGACCGGTACGGCGACCGCGTCCTCGACCTGGCGACATCCGAGGGTCGGCCGGGCCGGGACCCGGCGGAGGGCGCGGTGACCCTCCGCGACGCGGTGGCGACCAGTTACCGCCTGTTGGCGCCCGGGGAGCGGGCGGCGCTGCGCCGGCTCTCCGTGTTCGCCAACCGCTGGTCGGTGGAGCTGGCCGAGGAGCTGCTGGCCGACGGCGGCGACCGGGCGGACGCGGTCCCGCTGCTGGACCGGCTGCTCGAACTCGGGCTGCTCAGTGTCCGGGGTACGGCTCCGTTCCGGTTCCGCCTCCTCGACGCGGTACGCGACTTCGCCACCGAGCAGGCCGGCCGCGAGGGGGAGCTGACCCGCGTACGGCGGCGGCACGCCCGGGTGGTCACCGGGCTGGTGGTCCGGACCGCGCCGGACCTGGTGGGGGCGGAGCTGGCCGTCGCCGTGCACCTGCTCGACGAGGCGACCAGCGACATCACCGCCGCCCTGGCGCACGCCGCCGTCGACGATCCGGTCACCGCGCTGCGGCTGGCGGCCGCGCTGCCGCGGTGGTGGCGGTTCCGGGGGCGGGACGTCTCCGGGCGCCGGTGGCTGCACCGGTTGCTGGCCGATCCGCGTACCGCCGACGCCGATCCGGTGCTGCGGGCCTGGGCGCTGCTCGGGGTGGCCCAGCTGGCCGCCGAGCACGGCGCGGGGGCGGACGAGCTGCCGGCGGCGCGTGCCGCGTTGGACGTCTTCCGGGACGCCGACGAGGTGTCCGGAGAACTCTCCGCGCGGTCGGTGCTCTGCGCGCTGCTGCACGCCACCGGTGGCCACAACGAGGCGAGGGAGCACGCCGAGGCGGCGCTGGAGCTGGCCACCCGGCACGGCCGGGTGCGGGACATGGCGGTCGCCCAGAACAACCTGACCTGGCACGACATCCGGGTGGGCGACCTGGCCGGGGCGCGACGTCGACTGGCCGCGGTGGACCGGCTGGCCGCCCAGTGCGGGGAGCGGCGGCTGCGGGTGCTCGCCCGCGCGAACCTGGCCGAGGTGAACCGCCTGGAGGGCCGGTACGCCGACGCGGTGGAGCAGGGCGGGCGGGTGGCGACGGTGCTGGCCGAGCTGGGCGACCCGGGGCACCGCCGCCGGGTCCTCGGCACGGTGGGGCTGGCGCTGGCTCAGGATGGCCGGGCCGCCGAGGCGCTGGAGGTGGTGGCCGAGCTGCGGTCGGGAACGGCCGATTCCCCGGTGCCCGGGCAGCGCCGCCCGCCGCGGGGCGCGGGGGTTGCCGCTGCCGGGCGACCGGAGGACGCGGTGTGCGCGCTGATCGAGGGCAACCTCGCCCTGTACCAGGGTGACCGGGAGTTGGCGGCCGAGTGGTTCGCCGCTGCGGCCGAGGCGGGCGCCGACGGCCAGGACCGGCGGGACGTGGTGGAGGCGCTGGTCGGGCTCGCGGCGAGCACGGCCGACGTGACGGTGCTGGCTCGGCTGGACGAGGTCCGCCGGGCGGGCGGGATCAGTCTGCTGCCGCAGGAGGAGTCCCTGCTGTACGCGTTGGTGGCGCGTCGCGCGGCCGACGCCCGGCGGGGTGCGCCGGGCTGA